TGCCTCGGTGAGTGCAGTTCAAGGGATTTCAAGAAACACAAGGTGCCTCTTGGCCTCACAGCTCCAGCAGCGGGGCAaagagcagcacccagccctctctccctcccctccctctccagAGCACATGGACACCCACAGAGACCCGGGAGAGGCTGCAGGTCCGTGCCCCTGCCTTGAGGTGGCCAGCAACAcccccacctcctgctgcttttggaCCCACCTCTGCCTtgcatcctgcagcagccccgggGGTGGTGGAGGTGCACCCTGGGCATGGGGTTCAGCCCCCTTCCCGAaaccctccagctgcagcacgAGCCCAGGGCACCCCACACCTCCTGCTACTGGCTCCGCAGCCCCCGCTGCGACCGTAGCACTGTGCAGGGCCCACCCTGGTGGtgttgcccccctccccgttTCAAGTCAGCAGTTGGATCCAGAACACAGGAGGGCCAGGCTGAGCTCAGCACGGCCGCCACTCACAGGGAAGACGTCAGGATCGTCATTGCACATCTGCAAAAATCGCTCTGGGCGGGCGGAGGAGTGCTCAGGACCCTGCAGGGACCAAGCAGCGGGAGAGTGAGAGGGGGGCGAGGCTAGTGCAAGCAGCTGATGCTAGGCgctgccactgctgccctcagctgcttcttatGCAGGCCAGACAATGGGCACACCCCTGGGTGCCCGTGAGCTGGGGGCTCCTTACCATGCCCTCCATGCCatggggaagcagcaggacaATGCCGTTCTGCCTCACCCACTTGGCCTGCCCGGGACAGATGAACTGGTCAATTATGCACTGGGCGGTGTTGTGGAAGTCCCCAAACTGGGCTTCCCAAAGCACCAGGGCGTTGGGGCTGGCCATGGCAAAGCCCAGCTCAAATCCTGAAGGATGGGAGAGAAGCGAGGGGGTTATCTTCCCAGAGTGGCCTCACCCCTGGGCAGCAAGCACAGACCTCCTCACCCACCGAGGACGCCGTACTCCGACAGAGAGCTGTTGCAGACGGTGTAAGGAGCCTGGTTGGGCCACAGGTGGTTCATGGGGATACAGGTCCTCTTGTCCACATTCTGGTCATGCAGGACATGGTGGCGATGGCTGGAAGAGGGGAAAGCGTTACTTCACCGTCACCCTTCGGATGCCTTCCAGAAAGGCTAGAAGCACCTTTGCAGCCACCAAAAGCATGGCTTTACCTAAACGTCCCCCTCTCAACGTCCTGGCCACTCAGGCGGATGTGGATGCCCTCTTTGAGCAGGGAACCAAACGCCATGTACTCTGCCAGGGCCCAGTCCACTGTCCGGTTCTTCACCATCTCCCCACGGGTTTTCAGGATACGGCTCAAACCTGCCAGGACGGAATACGGCTTGTAGCCCACACAGGAGGGAGTTCCAGTGACACCATGTTTCTCCCACAATCCACCCACGGACTGACAGACTGCAAATGCCTGGAGGTAGAGGAACAGATTCACCTCTGCCACAGGGATGAACCAGGGATGAGGAATCATCCCTGCAAAGAAGGATCGGCTCCAAAGCAGAGCTAGCTCAGTTCACTTCCCTTAACCACAGCTCCCTTGTGAACTAATTCTCATAGACTCACAGGGTGCTCTGGGGTGGAAGGGACTTTCAGAGTCCCtcctagtccaacccctctgccatgagcagggacgttttcactagatcaggtcgCTCAAAGGCCCGTCCAAGCTGGCCTTGAActctgccagggatggggcacccacaacttctccgggcaacctgtgccagcatcTCACCAGCCTCACCGTAAACACTCCTCCTTTAtttatgtccaatctaaaccgGCCCTCTTTCGGCTTCAAAGCCtcgccccttgtcctgtcactacaggccccCGTGAAGTCTCTCCACATCTTTCTCATAAGCCCCGTTACACACCACAAGGCCGCGGTGAGGTGTTtgtggagccttctccaggctgaacacctcCAACTCACTCAGCCTTTCggcacaggagaggtgttccagccctgcGATCATTTCCATGGCCgcctctggacctgctccagcaGGCACACACCACACCACAACACAGGGAGCTCCATCTGAACGTAAGGAAGGACTTCTTTACTCTGAGAGGGACAGAGCACTGgcgcaggctgcccaggggggctgcagggtctccttctctggagacattcaaaacccacctggatgcaactctgcaacctgctctagcagaacctgctttagcagggggttggactagatgatccccaggtgccttccaaccccgACCACTCTGTGATCCTGTGAACAGGTCCATTCTGTCCTGCGCTGCgcaccccagagctggacacagtgctCTGGGGATGGGTCTCGGGAGAACAGAGGGTGAGAATCCATTCCCCCCACCAGCTGGCCACACATATCGAAGCACTGTAGCAGGTCCCTTCATCTCAGGCCATGTTCCAGCCCTATCTCACATCTTCTCCAGAATGAACGCCCAGTTTGGCATAGCTTCCGCAAGCTCCTACCTCCGTGGATAGTGAAATCCTCCACTGGCACTGAGCTGGCCACCTGACCAATGTGCGTCAAGTCCTCTTCGTTCAGACCAGTGGAAGGGCAGGTCATGCTCCGGGGTTGGCCATCCAGAGTGAAGAAAcctgcagaaggagcagcagcccaCCATGTTGTGGGAGCCATGCCCAGCTCTCTGTGAAGAGCTCAGATCACGGACACTGTCAAGCAAGGGCGGGGATTGCCAGGAGCGGAGAGCACCACCCCACCAGGGTGATTTACTAGAATATAGCTGTCACAGCTCTAGAGAAGCCAGGGTCTTTGCTAGGGACCTCCAAAACATGGCTAGTGGCTTACCAGGCCAGGGTGAGTCCAGCCAGTGCTTGATGTGCAAGATCTTTTCATCCTTGGATCTCGCATGGGCCTCCTCGCAGATCTTGTCATACTTGGCGATTTCCTCCTGAAAGGCAGAaccaggaggcagaaaagcaTTAGCTTTTAGTTGTCTCCAAACAAGGGTGATGAGCCGGGCGGCCTCGGCGTGAGCTTGCAAGGGTGCTGGAGGACACAGCTGGtccccacagcagggcagccccagggccGCACAGCTCAGCCTTAGAGCGCAGAGCTGCTGCCGGAGGCCCCTGTCCCCCTCAGGACAGCCCCGCTGCCATCTGAGCCGGCAACTCACATTCTACCCGAGAGATCCTGCAACGTGGTACCGGGGGCAACaaagagctggcagagctgctgccacgCTTGCTGCCAGGGAGGCAGAACTTGTGCAGGGGACCTGCCCCAGATCCCCCCAGGCCACAGTGAGCCCAAgtgctgcacagcccagctctTCCGTGAGTCGCAGCTGCACTGCAGTGGCCCAGCACCGTATGGCTTGTGCTGCACTGATCACGGGGCATCCTTGAACTACATGTTCCTGTGCTGTTCAGGACGAGCCTTGGCTCCTAACCTGGTTGCTGCCAGGTTTGCATTGCTCACCCATCCctagcacagctctgccagcttcAGGTGACAAGCACAAGCAGAAACGGGCATCATTCACACCCAGGTAAGAACCAAACACATAGTTTTTACCCGGAGATGCCGCCTGCAGTTTTCCTTCCAGGCCCCAAGGGACAGTACCTCGTACTCCAGCTGATTTACCACCCCCTGGGAAATCAGCAGCTCTGCATATTTCTGCAGCACTGGCTTCTGTTTCCGGATCTGTTTGTACATCAGGGGCTGCGTGAACATGGGTTCGTCCATCTCGTTGTGGCCATTGCGTCTGTAACAAACCTGCCGGGAAGGGAAAGAGCCTTTGAAAGCAGCTCCTTGCAACCCGCGACTCCAAAAGCAGTCGGAGGTACCTGGATCTCTGTGCTAGGCAGGGTCTGAAACAGCCCAGGAGGGACCCACGCACGTCCTCTCCAATGTGGGAGGCGAGGGCAGGCTCCACACAGAGACAGTGTCACCTCTCCAAGTGCTATTACAGCCTCGTTGCCTTGCTTTACACCATCTCCTCCCTACCATCACGTCAAAAGGGCCAAACAAGCCCTGAGGAGAAACCTcagctttcagaaaatacaCCCCAAGAGGTATCAGCAAGCACccacagcagagccacagctttAGGATAAAGCCTTTTGCCACGTTCCTCACCAAATCCACCACCACGTCCTTATGGAAGGTGCTACGCCACTCTGCTGCCACATTGCACACGTAGACGACGGCCTCTGGGTCGTCTGCATTGACGTGGAAAATGGGTGCGTTCACCACACGGGCGACATCGGTTGGGTATGGGGAGGAGCGGGCCATCCGGGGGTCTGTTGTGAACCCAATCTGTAGCAGGTGAGAGGGAACAGGACCAGCACAGCGGTAAGGATTTGGAATATGGCTCTGCTACACAGCTCCTTCTATGGACACTCATAGACTTGGGCCCCTGGGGCAGCTGTTTTACCAGTTCAGGAAAGCACCAGGTGAGCGCACACGGAGCTTCGAGGGCAGCTCGGCTGCTATGCTGAGCTGGGGGCTCCCCCACCATGGCTGCACTGCTCAGTCATAGCACAACCCGCCCGACTCCTGCACCCAGGCACCGCAGCCCGTTCCGGTCCCGGCACCTAGGCTGTTAAGCCGCTGCACCCACAGGGATGGGCTGGCCCCAGTGAAATGTCTCTGGTTTACATGGGGCACAACAGAGCAGCCCTGCGTGACCTCAGACGCCAAGCACCAGGCTGCACCACCTCTGTGCCAGGCTGGACTCAAAAGATGCTCCTGCTGAGTAGCTGGGTGTGGAGTACCCCCTGCTGACCCCAGGATCATGGCTCATGCCAGGAACGTTGGCTGGGAAACAGCtactgcctgctgccagctaCCACCTAGACCTGAACCTGCAGGGGCTGATCTGCAACAGACCTGCTTGGACGCAGGGGACTTGCTCCTCACCTGGTTGTTCACCACAACGTGAACAGTGCCGTGGGTGGTGTAGGAGGGAAGGTCGCTCAAGTGGAATGTCTCATACACGATGCCCTGCCCAGCGAAAGCGGCGTCTCCGTGCAGGAGGATGGACATCACCTGGGAGATGTGAAGCCACAGCAGTCAGCAggggctctgtggggctggcaggcagaggcagccacCAGGAAAGGGCCCAAGTCTCATCCCCGTGAGCCTTTGGCGTCCCAGACAGGACATGGAGCAGCTCGCCAATGCATCTGATGCTTTCTCAGGGGATCGGAGAGGGGCCAGCCACGATGGGCGCGACTGCCAGGGAGAAGGTCGTGGCCACCGGTTTCCCCCCCACGCCAGGACAGCACACTTGGGATGCCTCAGCCAGGCAGCGGGACGGCACCTGGCGCACAGCACCTGGGAGGCGAGCCCCATTCCCAGACACACACATCTCAAAGCAAAGCCTTTTGTTGACGggggaagacaagaaaaatgccCCTTTCCCCCATGCTTTCACTCCAGAAGACCTCTGGGCAGGATCTAGGCCAGAAGCTAGCTCCAACTTCAGTGACGTTACTTTGCTATCATACCCAGGGGCTGGCTGAGGACACCGCCTGTCAGATGAGGACAGTTTGTCTATTTATATCCAGCCCTTGGGGTGTAGGAGGAAGGGAAGCACTTTTGATCTCACCCTTCCACTTCTTGGTGTTGGAGATAGGTCTGTGATGAATCAGACCACAAATAAACCCCCCCGCAGCCCGCTCCCCTCCTGCTCTCCCACCTGGGTGTGGagagctgcctcctgctgccGGCTCCAGCTTTCCCAGCCCCAGGAATGGTTATCCCCGGTCAGGCTGAGATCCCTCAGCTTGAGACTCCTAGTGCCGAGTCCCCCAAGCTGCCATGCTTGGATTGGCTTTTGGGAGTGCCCCTCATTTCCCTGCTTTCCAACCAGGAGTTTGGGCATCTGCTGCTCCCCGCAGCCTGGCTGAGCCAGTTGGCTCAAAGACTGAGGAAGCAGCAACGGGAGCCCGGGGTGGGCGAGCCCCTGCCAAAGTTGTCCCCAAAGACAGTGGTGAAGGATGGCAGAGCAAAGTCAGGGTGACGGCAGGGAAAGGGGCACAGCAAACAAACACCAGCTGGGTTTTTTCGCTTCCCACCAACCTGCCTCCCACCAAACCCCATCTGGCCCGGGCCACTTCATTGTGGGTGTCTCAGCACCACTCACCTTCTTCCCTTCCGTGTCCCCGCAGTAAAACTGCTCTGCTTTAGTCTTGCCCTGAACAACGGGATCAGCTGCCTCCAAGTGCGAAGGATTTGCCACCAAGGAAAGGGTGATATTCCTGTCAGTGACACGGTTAATCCGCCGGTGGTACATTCCCAGATGGTACTTCACATCACCGGAGCcctgatggaggggagaggagagtcACCCCGAGGAACCTGGGTGGCTGTGGGGGCACAGGAGACCTGAAGCAGGATGGCACTGACCCCAGGGGCTGGAAAAAGGGGGCATTTTCTGGAGGCGgtggcagaaggcagcaggcacTCACTTTAGGAACTGACCTGGCACCCAGCAAAGCAAAAGTAGCCTGTTCCAGGTGCCAAACCACCCACACACCTCAGACACACATCAAGCCCATCTAGGTAAGGTTTAAGGTGCAGGGGAAGGACCAAGTGTGGGGAGTTTGGGGAAGACACTGGAAAACATGTCACGCTCACCCAAGCTCTATTCACCCTGCAGCAGTACAGCTGTCACTGGCACTGCTCGCAATATGCACCTTGacaccccagggtgctgcttTCTCACCTCAAAACCCCATCTGAAGGGCACAGCAGGATaaagccagcccagcccagctttCCAAAAGCCAAATGATCCCATCTTATGATGCTGGAAGCTTTGGAACACGAGTGCACACACAAGCGACTCAAGCCTTGGGGCTTTTGCATCTGCTTTAGGGCCCCATatgggggccgggggctgctgcaAGGGTACAAGCCaacccctgctcccagctgccttCCCCTCACCTCGCCGTGCACCTCAAGGCTGCTTTATGCCCATGGAGAGCCGCTGACCAGCCAGCCCGTGCTGGagacaccagcagcagccagggcacgTCACCCCCAGGACAGGCAAGGACAGACCAGCACTGGCACCAACACGAAGGCTACAGTCGCACAGGTATGCGTGGAAACCCTTGCGATGCCGACGCCACCCAGTGACACCAGTGACCCAGTCCAGCTCATTCTGCACAGGCACACACCCAGGGACCACACGGGGACAGGCAACAGCAACCAGCTACAGAGAGGAGAAGACTCACCTCATCAGCAGCCTCCAGCTTGGAGTCAAACTGGCAGAAGATCTGCTCCAGCTCTTTCCTGATCACGTTGGCAAGAACATTGAGGCGTCCCCTGTAAAAGCAAGACCATTGTTGGCCACCGGCCAACTTGGCATCGAGTGCAGACGGTGACTTGCCATCCCCCCATCAAGCAGAGGTGGTGCGCAACCCTGCACCTCCTGCGATGGCTGTAGGGTCACCCAGGGAGGGCTTTCCCGAGAAGGAGACTGCAGACCCCTCAGCACAGGGACGGACCGCCCCATCCTGACAGCTGCCCCAAAGTGGGCAGGCTGGATCCTGCTCTGGGATTCCAGCTCTGCCGACGGAGCACCACGCCCCTCCAGGTGGATTTACAAACTAGCTGAAGCTGAAAGCGCAGCCATGAGCGGAGAGCAGCCAAGGCCTGAGCTCTCCAGCTAAGGTTCACCCCCAGGCAAGACCAGTTAGGTGATGGCAGAAACCGGTGTGCCCTCCAGTACCGAACCCCGGCTGCAACCCCCTCCTCCACGCCCCAAGCATCACCACGGAGAGAGGCAGGATTACCTGTGGGGCATTCCCATGATAACATAATCCACTCCCTTCTCGCTTGACTTATCAATAATGGTCTTTAAGGCTGGGATCAGCACTTCACAGCCCTCCAGACCAAAACGCTTCTCTGAAGACCATTTCCGATGAAGGAACTCCTCAAACCTGGAAGGCAAAGAGAGAGTGGGATCAGTGCCAGGGCTACAGCTGAGGGCAGAAACCAGAGAAAGGATGGGGACCACAGCAGGGGAGCCACAGCATCAAGTGATGCTTTAGCAGGCATCGTGCAGCAGCCCAGTCACCCTGGTCTCCCGCAGAGCTTGGCTGGCCGCTCCCCCACCCCAACAGTGTGCTGCACTTCAACCTTATTTTTAGGTTTCAGGATCTTTTATTGTCTTTCAGGATCACCCACATTTGCAGGTTCTTTGCCAGCACCTGAGCCTGCCAACCCAGCAGGTCACTGGCATCACCCTGCTGATTAAGCCAACCGTGACAGATGACGACAGATGACGTCAGATGGTGACTGCCTCACTCCAGCTGGGAGCAAACCACCCCAGGCAGCAAGGGAAGATAAGGAGAAGGTGAAGGCCCCCCAGGGTACCTGGTAGAGCGGACCAGCCTGGCCAGCAGCGTGCGTTTCTCTTCATTGGTAAACTGCATGATGCCCGGAGTCTCAAACTTCTGCCGGATCCACTGGCACTGCTCCAGGTCGTTGATAAACATGAACTCTACACCGATGTGCTGGCAGTACGCCATCTGCCCcaaggggaggagaagggccATGAGACAACAGCCAGGGCTGTAGGACCTCCTCACCCCTCGGCAAAGACAGGCACATGTGGCATCGTATGGGACCGGGGTGCCAGGGACTCTCTGATCCCTCTCTTCAGCCTTCCAGCAAGACAAAGAGCCCTCTTGCACCAGTGGAGACACAAaccctcctgcctggcagccccACCACGCTGCCTGAACGCCCGCAAGTGCTGCCTGCGGCAGTGGCCCAGGGGACCCATGAGCAGGGCCGGGCAGCCAGCACCGTGCCAGCCCCCCTGCGGAAGCCCCATCTGAACTGTTCTCCCAGGAAAGGTGACGTGGCAGAGGACAacctgggatgctggggggcAGCTTGGAAACTGCACACGACCCAGCATCAAAATGTTTAATTCCCTTTCCCCAGTGGGCCCTGGACCAGACCCTCAAGTGCTTTACATCCACCTTGGAGGCATGTTTTCCCTCTTGGTGGCATCAGCTGTGGCATCAGGTCCACAACACCACTTCTCATGGCAGGGAGACAATCAGCAAAACAACCAGCCCCAACAAATAAGGAGCCCGTTCTTACAGCTTGTCTAAGATGTCGGTGCAGCTTTGCTTCTCCCAAGGTCAACCTGCCTTGGCAGAGAACATCTGAGCAAGTCCGCAGCTTGCCTGAGAGCTGTCTGCGCTCTCAGACCAGGCAGAATAGGATACGAAATTTGGCAGGAAAGGGGAACTGGCTGCAAGAGGTGGaagccccagccccaggttGGAGCTCCTCCTGCACCGAGGCCCTCCAAGAGGCCACCACGCAGGGcagcctcctcctccagcccgCTCCTGTGCTCTCCCAGCACAGTTTGCTGCTTTCAACTCGAAAGCAGCTGGAGAGGTTTCAATAAATGAACTGTTCAGCTGCCTGGGATTTGTTCCACCTTGGGTAGAGCAAATACGTTGCCCCAATGCAGCACGAAGCTGGAGGTGATCAGAGGTGAACAGGTAACATGGGGCAGCTGGCAAAAGTGGGGCAAGCACCGAGGAGCAGCTCCCAACGTGAAAGGCTTAAGACCTGCAGGTTGgcccaggctgcaggcagcagccggACCCAGGACCTTCAAAAAGCAACtactctgccccagccccgtcTGCAAACAGGTCTTGCAgagccccccctgccctcctcacCTCCAGCCGACGGATGATCTCACGGAGCGGAAGAGCCGATTCGTTTCCACCAATGAAAGTGGTTGTGGGCAAGTGGAAGACCTTGTCGAGGTCAGACTCATCCAGCCCGTAAAAGCCTGCAGGATTTTTCATGGGTGGGACAAGcgaaagcaagagagaaaaggaaggaagggggatggggggggacaCCGTCACGCAGGGACCGGGTGCAATTGGGAGAGGCGGGGAAGggacaaaaaaagcagcataaaaccaaaaataagcaTGAGGGAGGTTTATACAGGTAAAATCCAAGccataattaaacaaaaagacaTTGAGCACAGAACAAGGTTATTATGAAAGGTAACGCAGGAagtgaaaacacaaagcaatatatgcatatatatatgtatatgtatgtgcagGTAAACCAGCAATTAAAATCCAGGGTAAGAGTCAGGAAGTTTGTAGCCCCaagaacacaaaaaatacaCCACAAATTGTAACAGAGGGGAGAGAACGGGAACAGGAATTGAAGAGGAGTCACCGAGCACAACAGAGGTGTCACCACATGGTgggaattaaaaatgaagagtCAACGCAAGAGAAGGAAACGGTTAAAACAGACAAACCccaaagagggagagaaagagaagcaaaagagagaaaacgGCATCAGGGCTCTGCGATGACGGACTCTCCTGAATAGCTCAGCCTGGCAGTAGGGCAGCCAGCTGGCCCCTCAGGGGTTTTGGTGCCCAGATACCCCCTCACCCAATTAACAGCCTCTCAATTAGGGGGTTAGCCTAGCTCTGCTCAGCAAACTCCCTCCTTCTAGGTCCTGGCACCTGGTGGTTTGTAGGTGGCTGCTGCTTGCGGCAggtggggctgcggggagctgggctgtgcctggagaaggtgctgagcagtgctcagaGCTGAGCATCGAGCTGTAGAGCTGCAGACAGGCCCCGACACCACCCACGGCTGCAACAGCGTCGGCAGGGCCCTGCCAGGGCCCgcagcagctccacagcacCCCAAAGCCATCGGAGGTGCCTCAGCACCCGCTGACATTCATGGCTGTctttggggaaactgaggcacggaggAGGAGTGGCAATGAACTCGCTGGGCTGATGCAGCAAGGCAGAAGTGGAGCCGGGAAGGGCCGTCCCAGGACCCTTGGGAAGCAGGAGTCTGGCTGGAAGGGGCGGGCGAGCAGAGCTGCCCGCTGCTGGCCCACAGCCCTGAAGCCCTTCTCGGGCTCCTGTTCCTTGCCCCCCGCAGAGCCAGGTTTCAGGGCATTTTCTAACCCAGGGCAGGAGCCACAGAGGAGGCAGCTGCCACCGCTCCTCCCGGCTCCCTTCACGCCACCCAGTGCCCCAGCTGGGGGCTCCTGCAGGGAGGGTACAGGGGATGCCACCTGCAAGCGCTGCAGGGCAGCGTAACCCACCTTCCTCTGAGCAAAGGGAGGCAAAAATCAGACCCTCCTGGGCTGGCCCTCCTTGAACTTCACCTTAAAAAGAGTCTGGCCCTCGCTCTCTGGTCAGGAACAGAGGATGAGCTGAAGATGGGGCTGGCCACCGCTCGTCCCTGTGCAGCCTCAAGCACAGTGCTTGCCGGCGGCTGGCAACACCCACAGCAAGCCTGGAGCAGAGGTTTTCCTGGTTGCCACTGCCGTCcatcccctgctctgcccacacGACCCTCCTGGGCACTGCCAGCGCCAGGGAAAGGAATTAAGCTGGACCCCGGGGAGCTCAGCTCCAGAGCGGTGGTGCCTGGAAGCATCGAGCCGCAGCTGGCAGCCGCTGCGGGTTTGGCCCCATGTCTCCAGGACCTCTCTGTGGCTCCTAGGCAAAGAGAAGCCCTGGGGAGAGGTGGCGTTAGTACGCACCATCCCAGAGAAACCGCTGGTTGGAGGTTTCAGGGAAGCTTCAGGTAACTTGCTGTGgctcccaccctgcagcacagggctccGGCTCGCTCTGCCATGCTGGTTTGAAGATTCAGGCACGCTCCGGGGGGGGGAGCGGGTATCAGATTTTGCAAGGAGTTTCCAGGGCTCTAAGcatctctgcttctgctttgctgcagcctgccagcctTTTTTTGACAGTGCTCAGTATTTATAGGCAGCAATACCATCAGACGGGAGGGGAGGCTAGCGATGAGCAGCCAAATTTTCACCATGACAAAACCAGGGCAGAGTCAGAAGACAGCTTGGATTTTTAGAAGACTTGAACCAATTGGGGAGATTGAGGCCTTGTAAAATGAACATTCACAACAAAACGTGTAGTCTAGCAAGCTAGGCATGCAAACACACAGTATGGAAAAGGCCAGCAAGGCTCTAAATTGGGGATCTCTACAGGTGAAGCATCACTAACCGAGCACCTACATCAAGACTTTTAGCgggacaaattaaaaataagcatgttaCAAAACTCAAGAGTGGTGTGAGACGGGAGGGGTCCGCTTTATCAGCTTGGTTCATGCCCAGAATAACCTATTCAAAGAGAGTCCTGCACTCCAGAGGGTTAAAGGCTCATTAATTGCATACCTCCTACTGTTAACACTCTCAGCCGCTCC
Above is a genomic segment from Falco biarmicus isolate bFalBia1 chromosome 18, bFalBia1.pri, whole genome shotgun sequence containing:
- the LOC130141083 gene encoding 2-oxoglutarate dehydrogenase complex component E1 isoform X3, with the protein product MLNLRTCAAKLRPLTASQTVKTISQHRPAAPRTFQQIRCYSAPVAAEPFLSGTSSNYVEEMYYAWLENPKSVHKSWDIFFRNANAGAAPGTAYQSPPPLSTSLSVLSQAQFLGQAQPNVDKLVEDHLAVQSLIRAYQIRGHHVAQLDPLGILDADLDSSLPADLITSTDKLGFYGLDESDLDKVFHLPTTTFIGGNESALPLREIIRRLEMAYCQHIGVEFMFINDLEQCQWIRQKFETPGIMQFTNEEKRTLLARLVRSTRFEEFLHRKWSSEKRFGLEGCEVLIPALKTIIDKSSEKGVDYVIMGMPHRGRLNVLANVIRKELEQIFCQFDSKLEAADEGSGDVKYHLGMYHRRINRVTDRNITLSLVANPSHLEAADPVVQGKTKAEQFYCGDTEGKKVMSILLHGDAAFAGQGIVYETFHLSDLPSYTTHGTVHVVVNNQIGFTTDPRMARSSPYPTDVARVVNAPIFHVNADDPEAVVYVCNVAAEWRSTFHKDVVVDLVCYRRNGHNEMDEPMFTQPLMYKQIRKQKPVLQKYAELLISQGVVNQLEYEEEIAKYDKICEEAHARSKDEKILHIKHWLDSPWPGFFTLDGQPRSMTCPSTGLNEEDLTHIGQVASSVPVEDFTIHGGLSRILKTRGEMVKNRTVDWALAEYMAFGSLLKEGIHIRLSGQDVERGTFSHRHHVLHDQNVDKRTCIPMNHLWPNQAPYTVCNSSLSEYGVLGFELGFAMASPNALVLWEAQFGDFHNTAQCIIDQFICPGQAKWVRQNGIVLLLPHGMEGMGPEHSSARPERFLQMCNDDPDVFPKLDDFDVRQLYDCNWIVVNCSTPANFFHVLRRQILLPFRKPLIIFTPKSLLRHPEARSSFDDMLPGTHFLRVIPDSGPAAQSPERVKRVLFCTGKVYYDLTRERKARQMEADVAITRVEQLSPFPFDLLQLEAQKYPAAELVWCQEEHKNQGYYDYVKPRLRTTINRAKPVWYAGREPAAAPATGNKKTHLTELQRLLDTAFNLDAFKDLA
- the LOC130141083 gene encoding 2-oxoglutarate dehydrogenase complex component E1 isoform X6, which codes for MLNLRTCAAKLRPLTASQTVKTISQHRPAAPRTFQQIRCYSAPVAAEPFLSGTSSNYVEEMYYAWLENPKSVHKIRGHHVAQLDPLGILDADLDSSLPADLITSTDKLGFYGLDESDLDKVFHLPTTTFIGGNESALPLREIIRRLEMAYCQHIGVEFMFINDLEQCQWIRQKFETPGIMQFTNEEKRTLLARLVRSTRFEEFLHRKWSSEKRFGLEGCEVLIPALKTIIDKSSEKGVDYVIMGMPHRGRLNVLANVIRKELEQIFCQFDSKLEAADEGSGDVKYHLGMYHRRINRVTDRNITLSLVANPSHLEAADPVVQGKTKAEQFYCGDTEGKKVMSILLHGDAAFAGQGIVYETFHLSDLPSYTTHGTVHVVVNNQIGFTTDPRMARSSPYPTDVARVVNAPIFHVNADDPEAVVYVCNVAAEWRSTFHKDVVVDLVCYRRNGHNEMDEPMFTQPLMYKQIRKQKPVLQKYAELLISQGVVNQLEYEEEIAKYDKICEEAHARSKDEKILHIKHWLDSPWPGFFTLDGQPRSMTCPSTGLNEEDLTHIGQVASSVPVEDFTIHGGLSRILKTRGEMVKNRTVDWALAEYMAFGSLLKEGIHIRLSGQDVERGTFSHRHHVLHDQNVDKRTCIPMNHLWPNQAPYTVCNSSLSEYGVLGFELGFAMASPNALVLWEAQFGDFHNTAQCIIDQFICPGQAKWVRQNGIVLLLPHGMEGMGPEHSSARPERFLQMCNDDPDVFPKLDDFDVRQLYDCNWIVVNCSTPANFFHVLRRQILLPFRKPLIIFTPKSLLRHPEARSSFDDMLPGTHFLRVIPDSGPAAQSPERVKRVLFCTGKVYYDLTRERKARQMEADVAITRVEQLSPFPFDLLQLEAQKYPAAELVWCQEEHKNQGYYDYVKPRLRTTINRAKPVWYAGREPAAAPATGNKKTHLTELQRLLDTAFNLDAFKDLA
- the LOC130141083 gene encoding 2-oxoglutarate dehydrogenase complex component E1 isoform X7 — its product is MAYCQHIGVEFMFINDLEQCQWIRQKFETPGIMQFTNEEKRTLLARLVRSTRFEEFLHRKWSSEKRFGLEGCEVLIPALKTIIDKSSEKGVDYVIMGMPHRGRLNVLANVIRKELEQIFCQFDSKLEAADEGSGDVKYHLGMYHRRINRVTDRNITLSLVANPSHLEAADPVVQGKTKAEQFYCGDTEGKKVMSILLHGDAAFAGQGIVYETFHLSDLPSYTTHGTVHVVVNNQIGFTTDPRMARSSPYPTDVARVVNAPIFHVNADDPEAVVYVCNVAAEWRSTFHKDVVVDLVCYRRNGHNEMDEPMFTQPLMYKQIRKQKPVLQKYAELLISQGVVNQLEYEEEIAKYDKICEEAHARSKDEKILHIKHWLDSPWPGFFTLDGQPRSMTCPSTGLNEEDLTHIGQVASSVPVEDFTIHGGLSRILKTRGEMVKNRTVDWALAEYMAFGSLLKEGIHIRLSGQDVERGTFSHRHHVLHDQNVDKRTCIPMNHLWPNQAPYTVCNSSLSEYGVLGFELGFAMASPNALVLWEAQFGDFHNTAQCIIDQFICPGQAKWVRQNGIVLLLPHGMEGMGPEHSSARPERFLQMCNDDPDVFPKLDDFDVRQLYDCNWIVVNCSTPANFFHVLRRQILLPFRKPLIIFTPKSLLRHPEARSSFDDMLPGTHFLRVIPDSGPAAQSPERVKRVLFCTGKVYYDLTRERKARQMEADVAITRVEQLSPFPFDLLQLEAQKYPAAELVWCQEEHKNQGYYDYVKPRLRTTINRAKPVWYAGREPAAAPATGNKKTHLTELQRLLDTAFNLDAFKDLA